GAACCGCGTCGCCGTCAACCCGGATGCGGGGCTGGCCCGTTATGCGGGCGAGCGGCACTGGCCGACGATGAAGCTCGACCCCGCCTCCATCCGGGCGCAGCAGCGCCGGGTTCGCCGCGAGGCGAAGCAGGTGGGAAAGACGAAGCCCCGAACCTGACGGCCCGGGGCTTCAGCGGAGTGCGCGCACTCCTACTTCTTGTTGCGACGCTGGTGACGCGTCTTGCGGAGAAGCTTGCGGTGCTTCT
The Protaetiibacter larvae DNA segment above includes these coding regions:
- a CDS encoding 30S ribosomal protein bS22; the protein is MGSVIKKRRKRMAKKKHRKLLRKTRHQRRNKK